In a single window of the Chloroflexota bacterium genome:
- a CDS encoding formate dehydrogenase: FLDRIREGKEDPLLRQACQVCEYPVPMGADLTIGLIGANLDTGVLLVAGTPEGEKVIRELGLEEVKAGDREAAIAKLVGERARKREEMLKQTREEVRGLDKLMAALAPCINCHNCKTACPLCYCKECFFDSPVFEFEAEKYLGWAKRKGALRMPSDTLLFHLTRLNHMVISCVGCGLCTEACPNSIPVADIFRLVGYEVQKLFDYVPGRSLDEELPLTTFKEEELTDIGK; the protein is encoded by the coding sequence ATTTCCTGGACCGAATTCGAGAGGGAAAAGAGGACCCTCTCCTCCGCCAGGCCTGCCAGGTCTGCGAATATCCGGTCCCCATGGGCGCTGACCTTACCATCGGTCTGATTGGCGCCAACCTTGATACCGGTGTCCTGCTGGTGGCCGGAACGCCGGAGGGGGAGAAAGTAATTCGGGAACTGGGCCTTGAAGAGGTAAAAGCCGGGGATAGGGAGGCAGCGATAGCAAAGCTCGTAGGGGAGAGGGCACGGAAGCGGGAGGAAATGCTGAAGCAAACCCGGGAAGAAGTCCGGGGTCTGGATAAGCTGATGGCGGCTCTTGCCCCCTGCATTAACTGTCACAACTGCAAAACGGCGTGCCCGCTCTGCTACTGCAAGGAGTGTTTCTTTGACTCCCCGGTCTTTGAATTTGAGGCCGAGAAGTATCTGGGCTGGGCGAAAAGAAAGGGTGCCCTCCGTATGCCCAGCGATACGCTTCTCTTCCACCTGACCAGATTGAACCACATGGTGATTTCCTGTGTTGGCTGCGGGCTGTGCACCGAGGCCTGTCCGAATAGTATTCCAGTGGCCGACATCTTCCGTCTGGTGGGATATGAGGTGCAGAAATTATTCGATTATGTGCCGGGCAGAAGCCTGGACGAGGAACTGCCATTGACCACGTTCAAAGAGGAAGAGCTGACCGATATAGGGAAGTAG
- a CDS encoding 4Fe-4S dicluster domain-containing protein → MQYLGKDGVAVIESRFGAQVKEASGTEINRCYQCLTCSLGCPSAFAMDYLPHQIVRMVQLGLREQVLTSSTIWVCADCQACATRCPNEVDLVKMMDVLREISLREGLAKEHAVADFHRIFLGNIERWGRQHELSLILMLKLKTRDLFSDLLPGMKMLLKGKLKLFPVRFSEIKKVRDLFRRTER, encoded by the coding sequence ATGCAGTACTTGGGTAAAGATGGTGTAGCGGTAATTGAGTCACGCTTCGGCGCGCAGGTGAAAGAAGCCAGCGGCACGGAAATCAACCGCTGTTACCAGTGCCTCACCTGCAGCCTGGGCTGCCCATCGGCCTTTGCCATGGACTATCTTCCCCACCAGATTGTCCGCATGGTACAGCTGGGCCTGCGGGAGCAGGTATTGACCAGTTCCACCATCTGGGTTTGCGCCGACTGCCAGGCCTGCGCCACCAGATGTCCCAACGAGGTTGACCTGGTGAAAATGATGGACGTTCTGCGTGAGATTTCACTGCGGGAAGGACTGGCCAAAGAGCACGCTGTGGCCGATTTTCACCGCATTTTTCTGGGCAACATTGAGCGGTGGGGAAGGCAGCACGAGCTGTCCCTGATTTTGATGCTGAAACTCAAGACAAGGGACCTGTTCAGCGATTTGCTTCCGGGAATGAAAATGCTGCTCAAGGGCAAGTTGAAGTTATTCCCGGTGCGTTTCAGTGAAATAAAAAAGGTCAGGGACTTATTTCGGAGAACAGAAAGATGA
- a CDS encoding CoB--CoM heterodisulfide reductase iron-sulfur subunit B family protein, protein MRYAYYPGCSLEATAREYDLSVRAVCDHLGIELAEIPDWNCCGASSGHSTNRRLASTLAGRNLALAEEMKMDIAVACPACYIRLRSAQNEMKQDKKLRDELTRSADLSYDARYSTRHLLDIICNEIGLENLKNKVVKPLHGLKLAAYYGCYLVRPPDVVAFDDPENPQCLDTLLDTLGAEVRDWSGKVDCCGGSLSLSKRDIASQMVGELTEMARRAGAEAMVTACPLCHANLEMRQRGLNGNKLPVFYFTELIGLALGIKETRSWFKKHLISPSGLLTSLGL, encoded by the coding sequence TTGAGGTATGCTTATTATCCCGGCTGCTCCCTGGAGGCAACGGCCAGGGAGTATGACCTGTCGGTGCGCGCCGTCTGTGACCATCTCGGCATTGAGCTGGCGGAGATTCCCGACTGGAATTGCTGCGGGGCATCGTCAGGGCACAGCACCAATCGGCGGCTGGCGAGTACCCTCGCCGGCAGGAACCTGGCGCTGGCCGAGGAGATGAAGATGGACATCGCGGTTGCCTGCCCCGCCTGTTACATCAGGCTGAGAAGCGCGCAAAATGAAATGAAGCAGGATAAGAAGCTGCGCGATGAACTCACACGCTCGGCAGACCTGTCCTATGATGCTCGGTACAGCACCCGACATCTCCTTGACATAATCTGCAATGAAATCGGTCTGGAGAACCTGAAAAACAAGGTGGTGAAACCATTGCATGGCCTGAAGCTGGCGGCCTATTATGGATGTTACCTTGTCCGGCCACCTGATGTAGTCGCCTTCGATGACCCGGAAAACCCGCAGTGCCTGGATACCTTGCTCGATACACTGGGTGCCGAGGTAAGGGACTGGTCCGGCAAGGTGGACTGCTGCGGCGGCAGCCTGTCTTTGAGCAAACGGGATATCGCCAGCCAGATGGTTGGTGAACTCACCGAGATGGCAAGGCGGGCCGGTGCCGAGGCAATGGTCACTGCCTGTCCCCTCTGCCACGCCAATCTGGAAATGCGACAGCGCGGGCTCAATGGCAATAAACTGCCCGTATTCTATTTCACCGAACTCATCGGGCTTGCCCTGGGAATAAAAGAAACCCGGTCCTGGTTTAAAAAACATCTGATTTCACCTTCTGGTCTGTTGACCTCGCTTGGGTTATAA
- a CDS encoding 4Fe-4S dicluster domain-containing protein, with amino-acid sequence MAEKERKATDSGAPAEAESAKLIPVYVMGKRYMVPETLTIMKALEYAGYRFIRGCGCRGGICGACATVYRKPGDYHLYVGLACQTVVEPDMYLAQIPFYPANRASYDFEQLSASPEEIFKLYPEVFRCIACNACTKVCPMDVQVMDVISAVKQGNIERAATLSFSCIQCGLCVSRCMGELPQYHVMQLARRIYGSRIAPRAQHLNEAVEAAKGEKCQQALEKIMKADIKQLKEIYQAREIEPEMADEDWTPAKRDYL; translated from the coding sequence ATGGCGGAAAAAGAGCGTAAAGCGACCGACAGCGGCGCACCTGCAGAAGCGGAGAGTGCAAAACTCATCCCGGTTTACGTGATGGGCAAAAGGTACATGGTGCCCGAGACGCTCACCATCATGAAGGCGCTGGAATACGCTGGATACCGGTTTATCCGCGGATGTGGCTGCCGGGGCGGCATTTGCGGGGCCTGTGCTACGGTCTACCGCAAGCCGGGAGACTACCACCTTTACGTCGGGCTGGCCTGCCAGACGGTGGTGGAACCGGATATGTATCTGGCGCAGATTCCGTTTTACCCGGCGAACCGGGCCAGCTACGACTTCGAGCAGCTTTCCGCCAGTCCCGAGGAAATATTCAAACTGTATCCCGAGGTGTTTCGCTGCATCGCCTGCAATGCCTGCACCAAAGTCTGCCCGATGGATGTCCAGGTGATGGACGTTATCTCGGCGGTGAAACAGGGCAACATTGAGCGGGCAGCCACCTTATCGTTTAGCTGCATTCAGTGTGGCCTCTGTGTCAGCCGGTGTATGGGGGAATTACCCCAATATCATGTTATGCAGCTGGCGCGGAGAATCTACGGGAGCCGGATTGCGCCGCGGGCACAGCACCTGAACGAAGCGGTCGAAGCGGCCAAGGGTGAAAAATGCCAGCAGGCGCTGGAGAAGATTATGAAGGCTGATATTAAACAGCTTAAAGAAATATATCAGGCCCGGGAAATTGAGCCGGAAATGGCTGACGAGGACTGGACGCCGGCAAAGCGCGATTATCTCTAG
- a CDS encoding FAD-binding protein: protein MPYTEELKSLIKVVEKSRRERLARKKRGEEFPKMSPDEADEILKKYHPDYKEEGRRELKVGPSKGYRIAREFADLLEAWSRINPDRIDLSRVDLETDVLIIGGGGAGTAAAMLAERSGARVILATKLRHGDANTMMAEGGIQAATKVEKDSACLHYLDTVGGGHFKNEPELVQILVNEAPEVLRWLESLGVMFSKFPDGRLHSLHGAGTSRKRMHFCGDITGAEIMRTIRDEARNWENITVLEFSPAIELLLNEHGHCAGAILYNLETEEYLIVRARATIIATGGCGRLHVQGFMTTNHYGATADGVVLGYRAGVKLKLLHTVQYHPTGAVFPEQVEGILITEKFRGAGANIVNKDGEQFVYEREPRDVESAAIIRECLERGKGVPTPAGKLGVWLDSPMVDILMGEGAVEREFPGKFIVYRRFGIDIARQPMLVYPTLHYQNGGLEYNARGETSIPGLFLAGEVSGGVHGENRLMGNSLLDVLVFGRIAGESAADYAKAKARDGKLSLQHVEDYQKELEKAGIVTDRVAPILLPDYANPEVRERHLTARHAGK from the coding sequence ATGCCCTATACCGAGGAACTCAAAAGCCTGATAAAAGTGGTGGAGAAGAGCAGGCGGGAGCGGCTGGCGCGGAAGAAGAGGGGAGAGGAATTCCCCAAGATGTCGCCGGATGAAGCCGACGAGATACTGAAGAAATATCATCCCGATTACAAAGAAGAAGGGCGGCGTGAGCTGAAAGTCGGGCCGAGCAAGGGCTACCGAATTGCCCGCGAGTTTGCCGACCTGCTGGAGGCATGGAGCCGGATAAATCCGGACCGGATTGACCTATCCCGCGTGGACCTGGAGACTGATGTATTGATAATAGGTGGCGGTGGTGCCGGAACGGCGGCGGCCATGCTTGCCGAGCGAAGTGGCGCCAGGGTCATACTGGCCACCAAACTCCGCCATGGTGACGCCAATACCATGATGGCGGAGGGAGGCATTCAGGCGGCCACCAAGGTCGAGAAGGACTCAGCCTGCCTGCACTACCTGGACACGGTGGGTGGCGGTCACTTCAAAAACGAACCGGAACTGGTTCAAATCCTGGTCAATGAAGCGCCGGAGGTGCTCAGGTGGCTGGAAAGCCTGGGAGTGATGTTCTCCAAATTTCCAGATGGGAGGCTGCATAGCCTGCACGGAGCAGGGACCAGCCGGAAGAGGATGCATTTCTGCGGCGATATCACCGGCGCCGAGATTATGCGCACCATTCGTGATGAGGCCCGCAACTGGGAGAATATCACCGTTCTGGAATTTTCACCCGCCATCGAACTCCTTTTGAACGAACACGGCCACTGCGCCGGCGCCATACTTTACAATCTGGAAACCGAAGAATACCTGATAGTCAGGGCCAGGGCGACCATTATCGCCACCGGCGGCTGCGGCCGACTGCACGTTCAGGGATTTATGACCACCAACCACTATGGGGCTACGGCTGATGGCGTCGTTCTGGGCTACCGGGCCGGCGTGAAACTCAAGTTGTTGCACACGGTTCAATACCACCCCACCGGCGCCGTCTTCCCCGAGCAGGTTGAAGGCATTCTGATTACAGAAAAATTCCGCGGGGCGGGAGCCAACATAGTCAATAAGGATGGGGAGCAATTCGTCTATGAGCGCGAGCCGAGGGATGTGGAATCGGCCGCCATCATCCGGGAATGTCTGGAAAGGGGAAAGGGCGTTCCCACGCCCGCCGGAAAACTGGGCGTATGGCTTGACTCGCCGATGGTCGATATATTGATGGGCGAAGGTGCGGTGGAGAGGGAGTTCCCGGGCAAGTTCATCGTTTACCGACGTTTCGGCATAGATATTGCAAGGCAACCGATGCTGGTTTACCCCACCCTCCACTACCAGAATGGTGGACTGGAATACAATGCCCGCGGGGAGACGTCCATACCCGGGCTCTTCCTCGCCGGGGAGGTCAGCGGCGGCGTGCACGGCGAAAACCGCCTGATGGGCAATTCCCTGCTCGATGTCCTCGTCTTCGGGCGAATTGCCGGCGAGAGCGCGGCGGACTATGCCAAAGCTAAGGCCAGAGATGGCAAATTGTCACTGCAACACGTCGAAGATTATCAGAAGGAATTGGAAAAAGCCGGCATTGTAACCGACCGGGTGGCCCCGATACTGCTTCCCGACTACGCCAATCCCGAGGTCCGGGAAAGGCATCTTACCGCACGCCATGCGGGGAAATGA
- a CDS encoding cation:proton antiporter: MEGLDPVVTIAILLAAALVGGMVAHRLRQPVILGYLVIGVAVGPHALGLVDDLELIEAVATIGVALLMFTLGLEVSIAQLREVGRVGLWGGVAQVLVTFGLGLTVGIVLFKWSPAQAALFGLIISLSSTAVCLKILMERGELTSVQGRIMIAFLIFQDISVVVMIVIMPLMGGMEENILLSLATAVGKAVLFIGVAIVAGRWVLPWLMGRVGGVRARELFLLTVLVLCLGAAIGTQIFGLSIVFGAFLVGMVLRETRFVHQALAEITPLRDIFATLFFVSLGMLLDPMFLVKNWALVAMMVAVITALKLLVVFGVVRLFGYSARVALLTGAGLFQIGEFGFILAQGGINVGILSQQLYSLILASAIITMLLTPLSISLTSRLFHRWPWARGGRRMAAGEVSASPASVPVGILDRVVVAGYGRVGQNIAQGLQDAGIAYLVIDIDPERVSEARTAGRPRMYGDASNVHVLEKAGLDKARALVITYPDPMAVVTTAKTALRINPELKILARVHRVREADILKGLGITELVSPEYEASFRFIKRLINIIGLDKEERRRILALVRKDEEIAEFNPDQSV; encoded by the coding sequence ATGGAAGGGTTAGATCCGGTAGTAACCATCGCTATTCTTCTGGCAGCTGCTCTGGTTGGCGGTATGGTAGCCCACCGCTTGCGACAGCCAGTCATACTCGGTTACTTGGTAATCGGCGTGGCGGTTGGTCCCCATGCTCTTGGCCTGGTGGATGATTTAGAGTTAATTGAAGCGGTGGCGACCATAGGCGTTGCCCTCCTCATGTTTACGCTTGGCCTGGAGGTTTCAATCGCCCAGCTACGAGAAGTGGGCAGGGTCGGACTTTGGGGGGGCGTTGCCCAGGTTCTGGTCACCTTTGGCTTGGGATTAACCGTAGGCATTGTTTTATTCAAATGGTCTCCAGCCCAGGCGGCACTGTTCGGCTTGATTATCTCGCTAAGCAGCACGGCGGTGTGTTTGAAAATACTGATGGAACGTGGGGAGCTGACTTCGGTGCAGGGCCGAATTATGATCGCCTTCCTTATTTTTCAGGATATCAGCGTGGTGGTGATGATTGTAATTATGCCTCTAATGGGCGGTATGGAAGAAAACATACTGCTGTCTCTGGCTACGGCCGTTGGAAAAGCAGTTCTTTTTATTGGGGTTGCCATCGTGGCCGGCAGGTGGGTGCTCCCTTGGTTGATGGGTAGAGTTGGTGGTGTACGAGCTCGCGAGCTGTTTCTGCTGACCGTTCTGGTCCTGTGCCTGGGCGCCGCGATAGGCACCCAAATTTTCGGGCTTTCCATCGTGTTTGGCGCTTTTCTGGTCGGCATGGTACTGCGGGAAACGAGGTTTGTCCACCAGGCGCTGGCCGAGATTACCCCGCTGCGGGACATCTTTGCCACCCTCTTCTTTGTTTCGCTGGGTATGCTGCTTGACCCCATGTTTTTGGTAAAAAACTGGGCACTGGTGGCGATGATGGTGGCAGTCATCACCGCGTTGAAATTGCTGGTTGTTTTCGGCGTGGTTCGGCTTTTTGGCTACAGCGCGAGGGTAGCCCTGCTGACCGGTGCCGGTCTTTTTCAGATTGGCGAGTTTGGTTTTATTTTAGCTCAGGGCGGCATCAATGTGGGTATCCTATCACAGCAGCTGTATTCCTTGATTCTGGCCAGCGCTATTATCACCATGTTATTGACCCCGCTTTCCATCAGCCTGACCTCTCGGCTATTTCACAGATGGCCCTGGGCACGCGGCGGCAGAAGAATGGCAGCCGGGGAGGTTTCAGCTTCACCCGCCTCTGTACCTGTGGGGATACTTGATAGGGTGGTTGTTGCCGGTTATGGCCGGGTCGGGCAGAACATTGCGCAGGGGCTGCAGGACGCTGGAATCGCCTACCTTGTCATTGATATTGACCCGGAGCGTGTTTCCGAGGCAAGAACAGCCGGCAGGCCGCGAATGTATGGCGATGCCAGCAATGTCCACGTGCTCGAGAAGGCAGGCCTGGATAAAGCACGGGCGTTGGTCATAACCTATCCCGACCCGATGGCGGTGGTGACCACGGCCAAGACCGCATTGCGTATCAACCCCGAGCTCAAGATTCTGGCACGGGTTCACCGTGTGCGGGAGGCAGATATACTTAAGGGGCTGGGGATTACCGAATTGGTCAGCCCCGAATACGAGGCAAGTTTCAGATTCATCAAGAGATTGATAAACATAATTGGGCTGGACAAAGAAGAGCGAAGGCGTATTTTGGCTCTGGTGCGTAAGGACGAGGAAATCGCTGAGTTTAATCCCGACCAGTCAGTATGA